A portion of the Streptomyces sp. NBC_01335 genome contains these proteins:
- a CDS encoding MFS transporter encodes MPHLNKLRTVRTGGPGGDTAPPSAVRLRTALTAFFALDGFLFAGWVVRIPAIKHHIGASASSLGLALLGVSAGAVITMVLTGRLCHRFGSDRVAVGCGILLSLSIALPAHAGSALTLGLLLLVFGAAYGGMNVAMNSAAVDLVAAIRRPVLPSFHAAFSFGGMAGAGIGGVAAGHLSPVTHLTLLAATGLLFTVVAGPVMLRNTPGTASPSTAPSAPTAPSASTAPDSRAASPRMSPAVRRVVALFGVIALCTAYGEGALAEWSALHLAQDLHATPGTAAAGYSLFALAMGVGRLTGTALLERFGQTRTLVFGGGAAAVGMLLGSLAPTVPLTLAGFAVAGLGLANIFPVAVGRAGALAGPGGVAAASTLGYGGMLMGPPVIGFLADWFSLPMALTTVALLAAAAAVLGYVSRTASPDAA; translated from the coding sequence GTGCCGCACCTAAACAAACTGCGGACGGTCCGAACGGGGGGGCCTGGCGGAGACACCGCCCCACCCTCCGCGGTCCGGCTCCGCACCGCGCTGACCGCGTTCTTCGCCCTTGACGGCTTCCTCTTCGCAGGCTGGGTCGTCCGCATCCCGGCCATCAAGCACCACATCGGCGCCTCCGCCTCCTCGCTCGGGCTCGCCCTGCTCGGGGTCTCGGCGGGCGCGGTGATCACGATGGTCCTCACCGGCCGACTCTGCCACCGCTTCGGCAGCGACCGGGTCGCCGTCGGGTGCGGCATCCTGCTCTCCCTGAGCATCGCCCTGCCCGCGCACGCCGGTTCGGCGCTGACGCTCGGACTGCTGCTGCTGGTCTTCGGCGCCGCCTACGGCGGGATGAACGTCGCGATGAACAGCGCGGCGGTGGACCTCGTCGCCGCCATCCGTCGGCCCGTACTGCCCAGCTTCCACGCCGCGTTCAGCTTCGGCGGCATGGCCGGTGCGGGGATCGGCGGAGTCGCCGCCGGCCACCTCTCCCCCGTCACCCACCTGACCCTGCTCGCCGCGACCGGCCTGCTGTTCACCGTGGTCGCCGGGCCGGTCATGCTCCGGAACACCCCGGGCACGGCGTCCCCTTCCACCGCGCCCTCCGCCCCCACCGCGCCCTCCGCCTCCACCGCGCCGGACTCCCGAGCCGCGTCCCCCCGCATGAGCCCGGCCGTCCGCCGCGTGGTCGCCCTGTTCGGCGTGATCGCGCTCTGCACCGCGTACGGCGAGGGCGCGCTCGCGGAGTGGAGTGCGCTGCACCTCGCCCAGGATCTGCACGCGACGCCGGGCACCGCGGCCGCCGGCTACTCACTGTTCGCCCTGGCGATGGGAGTCGGCCGCCTCACCGGTACCGCTCTGCTGGAACGTTTCGGCCAGACCCGGACACTGGTGTTCGGCGGCGGCGCCGCGGCGGTGGGCATGCTGCTGGGCTCGCTCGCCCCCACGGTCCCCCTGACGCTCGCCGGCTTCGCCGTGGCAGGGCTCGGACTGGCCAACATCTTCCCGGTCGCGGTCGGCAGGGCCGGCGCGCTGGCGGGCCCCGGCGGGGTGGCCGCCGCCTCCACCCTCGGCTACGGCGGCATGCTGATGGGGCCGCCCGTCATCGGTTTCCTCGCCGACTGGTTCTCGCTGCCGATGGCCCTGACCACCGTGGCCCTGCTCGCCGCCGCGGCTGCCGTGCTCGGGTACGTCTCCCGCACCGCGTCGCCGGACGCCGCCTGA
- a CDS encoding maleylpyruvate isomerase family mycothiol-dependent enzyme produces the protein MDMSEQITQLGDEGRLLVAAAERAGTDAPVPTCPGWRVRDLLRHTGMVHRWATAFVAEGHTEYVDDAGEPDLDKRELLDWFADGHRGLVAALKAAPRDLACWTFMPAASGSAFWARRQLHETTVHRVDAESALGAPYSPVGTARALDGIDELLTGFHARAKSRVRTDDPRVLRVHAVDAGAAWTVRLSAEPPRAVRDDGCGAGADCVVSGSAESLYLALWNRLPLSSVALDGDETLARLWTEKSAITW, from the coding sequence ATGGACATGTCCGAACAGATCACACAGCTCGGCGACGAAGGCCGGTTGCTCGTCGCGGCGGCGGAGCGGGCGGGGACGGACGCCCCCGTGCCGACCTGCCCGGGCTGGCGGGTGCGCGACCTGCTGCGCCACACCGGCATGGTGCACCGGTGGGCGACGGCGTTCGTCGCCGAAGGCCACACCGAGTACGTCGATGACGCGGGCGAACCCGACCTGGACAAAAGGGAGTTGCTGGACTGGTTCGCCGACGGGCACCGCGGCCTGGTGGCGGCGCTCAAGGCCGCTCCCCGCGACCTCGCCTGCTGGACGTTCATGCCGGCGGCCTCGGGGTCGGCGTTCTGGGCCCGCCGTCAGTTGCACGAGACGACGGTCCATCGGGTGGACGCCGAATCGGCGCTCGGAGCTCCGTACTCACCGGTGGGCACGGCCCGCGCGCTCGACGGTATCGACGAGCTGCTGACCGGTTTCCACGCCCGCGCCAAGAGCCGGGTACGCACCGACGACCCGCGCGTTCTGCGGGTGCACGCGGTCGACGCGGGCGCCGCCTGGACGGTCCGCCTCTCGGCCGAACCGCCGCGGGCGGTACGCGACGACGGCTGCGGGGCCGGCGCCGACTGTGTGGTGAGCGGCAGCGCGGAGTCCCTCTATCTGGCCCTGTGGAACCGCCTGCCGCTCTCCTCGGTCGCTCTCGACGGCGACGAGACCCTGGCGCGGCTCTGGACGGAGAAGTCCGCCATCACCTGGTGA
- a CDS encoding glycoside hydrolase family 32 protein, translating to MRRRVGALFVALLTSLAAGLVVLVPSAPAAAGTTGDYPEFPYPTTTYSEPLRGQFHFSSQSGWMNDPNGLVYANGVYHFFYQHNPHGLAWDTMHWGHATSPDLVHWTQKPIALEPDVHPGTLFSGGGVVDKDNTSGLKTGALDPIVVFSNTDGVSVFYSNDNGQTFQAYDKGRKQIRIPDESRDPKVFWDAARHRWAMVVWSNEGGNGVSIYTSPNLLKWTFASRFKAPWLFECPDMYPLALDGKSDGQRWVLTSASSQYVVGSFDGTTFSTDWTGPQQMDLGTTYAGGSFYAAQTFTGTPDGRTVQMAWQGGNRGSTWTGNATFPVSLALVSTADGPRITRTPVAELASLASETRSWKNETVDAGKTGNLFGDVKADTYEITAQFDVKGASADRFGFDLHARADGTADRSVVYDTKAQTLQGKPLKPVNGKVTMRLLVDRGQLETFADGGRYSLSDNADFDSAADSQGIRLFAAGGKVKLDSATFTRLNTSWGTDQSTLLSNLKGPWHAAGGAWSDAGAGKRATTSGDGFYLSAQSGGDAVYQGDISLDTAHAGGLTFRANAAGAGYTATLDTSGVVKLWRPGKDIAVHTAPISAGRTYHLKVRTDGSRIRVWLDNATDPVIDATDTTYTSGLFGVNVYNGTATVQNLNTGTAGFSSFPAGSWTPHGGNWTVTLAGLRGASVQNGFYLSDRAGTDFTYEGDLSVTNGTATGLTFRANAGGAGYTANIDTSGVVKLWRPGKDIATYATPVVEGRTYHLKVRTDGTRIRVWFGGGADPVIDATDDAYPSGLFGVNGFAANTVAQNLTVG from the coding sequence ATGCGCCGAAGAGTCGGGGCGCTGTTCGTCGCGCTGTTGACGAGCCTGGCCGCCGGCCTGGTCGTGTTGGTTCCGAGCGCCCCTGCGGCCGCCGGGACCACCGGGGACTATCCCGAGTTCCCGTATCCGACGACGACGTACAGCGAGCCGCTGCGCGGCCAGTTCCACTTCAGCTCGCAGTCGGGCTGGATGAACGACCCGAACGGACTGGTGTACGCGAACGGGGTCTACCACTTCTTCTACCAGCACAACCCGCACGGTCTGGCCTGGGACACCATGCACTGGGGGCACGCCACCAGCCCCGACCTGGTGCACTGGACCCAGAAGCCGATCGCGCTGGAGCCCGACGTGCACCCCGGCACGCTCTTCTCCGGTGGCGGGGTCGTCGACAAGGACAACACCTCGGGGCTGAAGACCGGAGCCCTCGATCCGATCGTGGTGTTCTCCAACACCGACGGCGTCAGCGTGTTCTACAGCAACGACAACGGCCAGACCTTCCAGGCGTACGACAAGGGCCGCAAGCAGATCCGGATACCCGACGAGAGCCGCGACCCCAAGGTCTTCTGGGACGCGGCCCGCCACCGCTGGGCGATGGTCGTCTGGTCGAACGAGGGCGGCAACGGGGTGAGCATCTACACCTCGCCGAACCTGCTGAAGTGGACCTTCGCCAGCCGCTTCAAGGCTCCCTGGCTCTTCGAATGCCCCGACATGTACCCGCTGGCCCTCGACGGCAAGTCCGACGGGCAGCGCTGGGTGCTGACCTCGGCCTCCAGCCAGTACGTCGTCGGATCCTTCGACGGCACGACGTTCAGCACCGACTGGACCGGCCCTCAGCAGATGGACCTGGGTACGACGTACGCCGGCGGCAGCTTCTACGCCGCGCAGACCTTCACCGGCACACCGGACGGCCGCACGGTGCAGATGGCCTGGCAGGGCGGCAACCGCGGCAGCACCTGGACCGGCAACGCGACCTTCCCGGTGTCACTCGCCCTGGTCAGCACGGCGGACGGGCCCCGGATCACCCGTACCCCGGTCGCCGAACTCGCCTCGCTGGCCTCCGAGACCAGGAGCTGGAAGAACGAGACGGTCGACGCGGGCAAGACCGGCAACCTCTTCGGGGACGTCAAGGCCGACACCTACGAGATCACCGCGCAGTTCGACGTGAAGGGGGCGAGCGCGGACCGGTTCGGCTTCGACCTGCACGCCCGGGCCGACGGCACCGCCGACCGCAGCGTGGTCTACGACACCAAGGCGCAGACCCTCCAGGGCAAGCCGCTCAAGCCGGTGAACGGCAAGGTCACCATGCGACTCCTCGTGGACCGGGGCCAGTTGGAGACGTTCGCCGACGGCGGACGGTACTCCCTGTCCGACAACGCCGACTTCGACTCCGCGGCCGACAGCCAGGGCATCCGGCTCTTCGCCGCCGGCGGCAAGGTGAAACTGGACAGCGCGACCTTCACCCGCCTCAACACCAGCTGGGGCACGGACCAGTCGACCCTTCTCAGCAACCTGAAGGGTCCCTGGCACGCGGCCGGCGGCGCCTGGAGCGACGCCGGCGCGGGCAAGCGCGCCACCACCAGTGGTGACGGCTTCTACCTGAGCGCGCAGAGCGGCGGCGACGCGGTCTACCAGGGCGACATCTCGCTGGACACCGCACACGCCGGTGGCCTGACCTTCCGCGCGAACGCAGCGGGCGCCGGCTACACGGCGACCCTCGACACCAGCGGCGTGGTCAAACTCTGGCGCCCCGGCAAGGACATCGCCGTCCACACGGCACCGATCTCCGCCGGCCGCACCTACCACCTGAAGGTGCGGACCGACGGCTCCCGCATCCGGGTATGGCTCGACAACGCCACCGACCCCGTCATCGACGCCACCGACACCACGTACACCAGCGGCCTGTTCGGCGTGAACGTGTACAACGGCACGGCGACGGTGCAGAACCTGAACACCGGCACGGCGGGCTTCTCCAGCTTCCCGGCGGGAAGCTGGACACCGCACGGCGGCAACTGGACGGTCACCCTCGCCGGACTGAGAGGGGCCTCCGTACAGAACGGCTTCTACCTCAGCGACCGCGCCGGCACCGACTTCACCTACGAGGGAGACCTGTCCGTCACCAACGGCACCGCCACCGGCCTGACGTTCCGCGCGAACGCCGGCGGCGCCGGCTACACGGCGAACATCGACACCAGCGGCGTGGTCAAACTCTGGCGCCCCGGCAAGGACATCGCCACCTACGCCACCCCCGTCGTCGAGGGCCGTACCTACCACCTCAAGGTGCGGACGGACGGCACCCGTATCCGGGTCTGGTTCGGTGGTGGTGCCGATCCCGTCATCGACGCGACCGACGACGCCTACCCTAGCGGGCTGTTCGGCGTGAACGGTTTCGCGGCGAACACCGTCGCGCAGAACCTGACCGTCGGCTGA
- a CDS encoding carbohydrate kinase family protein, with protein sequence MQTPRQVTVLGECVADLFADPRTALPHTGTPSPASHQQGMTLRVLPGGGPANTAVGLARLGTPTRLMARLSGDVFGRLFRARLLESGVDLSGAQAAAEPSTLAVADIDAGGAAAYSFHAEGTADWQWTRAELAAGDPRDSACVHTGSLALVREPGGLLVEELLAGARPHTTVSIDPNVRPALVDPQVYRDRIPGWCAVADILRLSQDDLDAVAPDVTVEAACDGFHAAGARLVVVTLGARGAFASLEGRRVSVPGVPTRVVDTVGAGDAFTAGLLHHLGERGLLGGRLERLTPEGLAAACAYAVRVAALTCAAAGPNPPWAHQMEPEPGATRAGSLS encoded by the coding sequence ATGCAGACACCGCGTCAGGTCACCGTGCTGGGAGAGTGTGTCGCCGACCTCTTCGCCGACCCCCGAACCGCCCTCCCGCACACCGGCACGCCGAGCCCCGCGTCGCATCAGCAGGGCATGACCCTGCGCGTCCTGCCGGGCGGCGGTCCCGCCAACACCGCCGTGGGGCTGGCCCGTCTCGGCACACCGACCCGGTTGATGGCCCGGCTGTCCGGCGATGTCTTCGGCCGGCTGTTCCGGGCCCGCCTGCTGGAGTCGGGGGTCGATCTGTCGGGCGCGCAGGCCGCCGCCGAGCCGAGCACACTGGCGGTCGCCGACATCGACGCGGGCGGGGCGGCCGCATACTCCTTCCACGCCGAGGGCACCGCGGACTGGCAGTGGACGCGCGCGGAGCTGGCCGCCGGTGATCCGCGCGACTCGGCCTGTGTGCACACCGGTTCGCTCGCGCTGGTACGTGAACCCGGCGGCCTCCTGGTGGAGGAGCTGCTCGCCGGAGCGCGACCCCACACCACGGTGAGCATCGACCCCAACGTCCGGCCGGCACTGGTCGATCCGCAGGTGTACCGCGACCGGATCCCCGGCTGGTGCGCGGTGGCGGACATCCTGCGGCTGAGCCAGGACGACCTCGACGCGGTCGCCCCGGACGTCACGGTCGAAGCGGCCTGCGACGGCTTCCACGCGGCGGGCGCCCGGCTGGTGGTGGTCACCCTCGGCGCGCGCGGAGCCTTCGCCTCGCTCGAAGGCCGGCGGGTCTCCGTACCCGGTGTGCCCACCCGGGTGGTCGACACGGTCGGCGCCGGGGACGCCTTCACCGCGGGGCTTCTGCACCACCTCGGGGAGCGCGGCCTGCTGGGCGGCCGGCTCGAACGGCTGACCCCGGAAGGGCTCGCGGCGGCCTGTGCGTACGCGGTCCGGGTGGCGGCCCTGACCTGCGCCGCCGCCGGTCCCAACCCGCCGTGGGCCCACCAGATGGAACCGGAGCCCGGCGCCACGCGGGCCGGGAGCCTCTCATGA
- a CDS encoding substrate-binding domain-containing protein, whose translation MFRRAQPALAIGAVGLALSLAACGSGSGTGSAGGSSSGGKVKVGLITKTDTNPYFVKMKQGAEQAATSANAELSTAAGKFDGDNAGQITALENMVASGVKGVLITPNDSKAIVPAIAKARAKGVLVIALDTPPEPQSSVDALFATDNVKAGELIGAYAKAAMGGKPVKIATMDLAPGVSVGVQRHDGFVKGFGIDAADPSIVCSQDTGGDQAKGQTAMETCLQKAPDINLVYAINEPAALGAYTAVKAKGRENDVMIVAIDGGCTGVRAVKDGKIAATSQQYPLKMAADGVKAIAEYAKTGKKAAGYTDTGVQLITDEPQSGAESEDTGFGLENCWG comes from the coding sequence ATGTTCCGTAGAGCCCAACCGGCCCTCGCCATCGGCGCCGTCGGCCTCGCCCTGTCCCTGGCCGCGTGCGGATCCGGTTCCGGGACCGGATCCGCCGGCGGTTCCTCGTCGGGGGGAAAGGTGAAGGTCGGGCTGATCACGAAGACGGACACGAACCCGTACTTCGTGAAGATGAAGCAGGGCGCCGAGCAGGCGGCCACGAGCGCGAACGCCGAACTGAGCACCGCTGCAGGGAAGTTCGACGGGGACAACGCGGGGCAGATCACCGCGCTGGAGAACATGGTCGCCTCCGGGGTCAAGGGAGTGCTGATCACCCCGAACGACTCCAAGGCCATCGTCCCCGCGATCGCGAAGGCCCGGGCCAAGGGGGTGCTCGTCATCGCCCTGGACACGCCGCCCGAGCCGCAGTCCTCCGTCGACGCGCTGTTCGCCACCGACAACGTGAAGGCCGGTGAGCTGATCGGCGCCTACGCCAAGGCCGCGATGGGCGGCAAGCCGGTGAAGATCGCCACGATGGACCTGGCCCCCGGTGTGTCGGTCGGCGTCCAGCGGCACGACGGATTCGTCAAGGGCTTCGGCATCGACGCCGCCGACCCTTCGATCGTGTGCTCCCAGGACACCGGCGGCGACCAGGCCAAGGGCCAGACCGCCATGGAGACGTGCCTGCAGAAGGCGCCCGACATCAATCTGGTGTACGCGATCAACGAACCGGCCGCGCTCGGCGCGTACACCGCCGTCAAGGCCAAGGGCCGCGAGAACGACGTCATGATCGTCGCGATCGACGGCGGCTGCACCGGAGTGCGGGCGGTCAAGGACGGCAAGATCGCGGCCACTTCCCAGCAGTACCCCCTGAAAATGGCCGCCGACGGCGTGAAGGCGATCGCCGAGTACGCCAAGACCGGCAAGAAGGCCGCCGGTTACACCGACACCGGTGTCCAGCTCATCACCGACGAGCCGCAGTCCGGCGCCGAGTCCGAGGACACCGGTTTCGGCCTCGAGAACTGCTGGGGCTGA
- a CDS encoding ABC transporter permease, whose translation MTTSTPLAVRADGPAALRRLLTSPAAGPLAALVLASVFFSTATDQFLSGGNFSLILQQVMVVGILAIGQTLIILTAGIDLSCGAVMAFGGILIAKLAVSGPLPPLLAIALGILACAGFGLLNGVLVRVVPLPPFIVTLGMLNVAFALTHIYSEEQTVTDLPGPLTVLGRTFPLGRTDVTYGSLVTIALFLGFAYALSSTAWGRHLYALGNSAESARLSGIRVSRLTVGVYTIAGLVYGIAALLLVSRTGVGDPQAGQTDNLDSITAVVLGGTSLFGGRGTVLGTLVGVLIVGVFRNGLQLMGVSSVYQTLVTGVLVILAVTVDQLSRKGNR comes from the coding sequence GTGACCACGTCCACTCCGCTCGCCGTCCGTGCCGACGGGCCGGCCGCACTGCGCCGGCTCCTCACCTCACCGGCCGCGGGGCCCCTCGCGGCCCTCGTCCTCGCGTCGGTGTTCTTCTCCACGGCCACCGACCAGTTCCTGTCCGGCGGCAACTTCTCGCTGATCCTTCAACAGGTCATGGTGGTCGGCATCCTCGCCATCGGGCAGACGCTGATCATCCTCACCGCCGGGATCGACCTCTCCTGCGGCGCCGTGATGGCGTTCGGCGGCATCCTCATCGCCAAACTCGCCGTGAGCGGGCCGCTGCCGCCGCTGCTCGCCATCGCCCTCGGAATCCTGGCCTGTGCGGGGTTCGGCCTGCTCAACGGGGTGCTGGTGCGCGTCGTGCCGCTGCCGCCGTTCATCGTGACGCTGGGGATGCTCAATGTCGCCTTCGCCCTGACCCACATCTACTCCGAGGAGCAGACGGTCACCGATCTTCCCGGACCGCTCACCGTACTGGGCCGGACCTTTCCGCTCGGCCGGACGGACGTCACCTACGGTTCGCTGGTCACCATCGCGCTCTTCCTCGGTTTCGCCTACGCGCTGAGCAGTACCGCCTGGGGAAGGCACCTCTACGCCCTCGGCAACAGCGCCGAGAGCGCCCGGCTCAGCGGCATCCGCGTGTCCCGGCTCACCGTGGGCGTCTACACGATCGCCGGTCTGGTCTACGGGATCGCGGCCCTGCTGCTGGTGTCCCGTACCGGTGTCGGCGATCCGCAGGCGGGCCAGACCGACAACCTCGACAGCATCACCGCGGTCGTGCTCGGCGGGACGAGCCTGTTCGGCGGCCGGGGCACGGTGCTCGGCACTCTGGTCGGCGTCCTCATCGTCGGTGTGTTCCGCAACGGCCTCCAGCTGATGGGCGTCTCGTCCGTCTACCAGACCCTGGTCACCGGTGTGCTGGTGATCCTCGCGGTCACCGTCGACCAGCTCTCGCGCAAGGGGAACCGATGA
- a CDS encoding ATP-binding cassette domain-containing protein: protein MTHPDSPQDPAAHKADAGSRPAAPAPDGGPTPVLSARGLVKRYGHVTAIDEADFELMPGEVLAVIGDNGAGKTSLIKALTGALVPDAGEIRLHGEPIRFAGPQDARARGIETVYQDLAVAASMDIASNMFLGREIRRPGALGSVLRMLDKKAMRREAAAHLAELKVKIGSLSQPVETLSGGQRQAVAVARAAAWARSVVVMDEPTAALGVKESGQVLDLIRRVRDKGVPVILISHNMPHVFEIADRVHVHRLGRREAVIRPSDYSMAEVVAIMTGALGVRPDGGTVVADSDAASAAGVRGS from the coding sequence ATGACCCACCCGGACTCGCCCCAAGACCCGGCGGCGCACAAGGCGGACGCCGGCTCGCGGCCTGCCGCGCCCGCACCGGACGGCGGCCCCACTCCCGTGCTCAGCGCACGCGGGCTGGTCAAGCGCTACGGGCACGTGACCGCCATCGACGAGGCCGACTTCGAGCTCATGCCCGGTGAGGTACTGGCCGTCATCGGTGACAACGGCGCCGGCAAGACGAGCCTGATCAAGGCGCTCACCGGCGCCCTGGTGCCCGACGCCGGGGAGATCCGGCTCCACGGAGAGCCGATCAGGTTCGCCGGACCGCAGGACGCGCGGGCGCGCGGCATCGAGACGGTGTATCAGGATCTCGCCGTCGCCGCGTCCATGGACATCGCCTCCAACATGTTCCTCGGCCGGGAGATCCGTCGTCCGGGCGCGCTCGGTTCGGTGCTCCGCATGCTCGACAAGAAGGCGATGCGCCGGGAGGCGGCCGCGCACCTCGCCGAACTCAAGGTCAAGATCGGCTCGCTGTCCCAGCCCGTGGAGACGCTCTCAGGAGGTCAGCGGCAGGCCGTGGCCGTCGCCCGGGCCGCCGCCTGGGCCCGCAGTGTCGTGGTGATGGACGAGCCGACGGCCGCGCTGGGGGTGAAGGAGTCGGGGCAGGTGCTCGATCTGATCCGCCGGGTCCGCGACAAGGGGGTGCCGGTGATCCTCATCAGCCACAACATGCCGCACGTCTTCGAGATCGCCGACCGGGTGCACGTCCACCGGCTCGGCCGGCGCGAGGCCGTGATCAGGCCTTCGGACTACTCCATGGCGGAAGTCGTGGCCATCATGACCGGCGCGCTCGGCGTGCGTCCGGACGGGGGTACGGTCGTGGCGGACAGTGACGCCGCCTCGGCAGCCGGAGTGCGGGGGAGCTGA
- a CDS encoding LacI family DNA-binding transcriptional regulator: MASSSRRPTLADVAREVGVSAKTVSRVLNEDGPSSPETRKRVLAAVAMLGFQPNLMARSIRVGGPDTTVGLVVPDLGNPFFGAVAGGIEEAVRGRGLTLLMGSSDDDPEREHALIRTFLARRVSVLMVAPAVGADHSHLKTHRAAGMPVVFLDRPGSGLTADTVVSSNRSGTREGVAHLIARGHRRIGFIGDLPARLYTRRERIAGYRAALAEAGLPHDRALVADAHDPEGAAAATARLLALPDPPTALLSGNNVMTIGVLTEVSRSLRKDVAVVAFDDVPMAAILDPGLTVVAQNPAAMGELAGALAIERLDGDRSRGRTVMVETRLVPRGSGELPAPPRG; encoded by the coding sequence ATGGCATCGTCGTCCCGCAGACCGACCCTCGCGGACGTCGCCCGTGAGGTCGGCGTCAGTGCCAAAACGGTCTCCCGGGTCCTCAACGAGGACGGCCCCAGCTCCCCGGAGACCAGGAAGCGCGTCCTGGCCGCCGTGGCGATGCTCGGCTTCCAGCCCAACCTGATGGCCAGGAGCATCCGGGTGGGCGGCCCCGACACCACCGTCGGGCTGGTCGTGCCGGACCTCGGCAACCCGTTCTTCGGCGCGGTCGCGGGGGGCATCGAGGAGGCCGTGCGTGGCCGCGGGCTGACGCTCCTGATGGGTTCGTCCGACGACGACCCGGAGCGCGAACACGCCCTGATCCGTACGTTCCTGGCCCGCAGGGTCAGCGTCCTCATGGTCGCGCCGGCGGTGGGAGCCGACCACTCCCACCTCAAGACGCACCGGGCGGCCGGGATGCCCGTCGTCTTCCTCGACCGGCCCGGCAGCGGCCTCACCGCCGATACGGTGGTCAGCTCCAACCGCTCCGGTACGCGGGAGGGCGTCGCCCACCTGATCGCCCGGGGCCACCGCCGGATCGGCTTCATCGGCGATCTGCCGGCCCGCCTGTACACCCGCCGCGAACGAATAGCCGGATACCGCGCGGCGCTCGCCGAGGCGGGTCTGCCCCACGACCGGGCGCTGGTGGCCGACGCCCACGACCCGGAGGGGGCGGCCGCGGCGACGGCCCGGCTGCTCGCCCTTCCCGACCCGCCGACCGCGCTGCTGTCGGGCAACAACGTCATGACGATCGGCGTGCTGACCGAGGTGTCGCGCAGCCTCCGCAAGGACGTCGCGGTCGTCGCCTTCGACGACGTGCCCATGGCCGCCATCCTCGATCCCGGGCTCACGGTCGTCGCCCAGAACCCGGCGGCCATGGGCGAGTTGGCGGGGGCCCTCGCCATCGAACGCCTCGACGGGGACCGCTCCCGGGGGCGCACCGTGATGGTCGAGACCCGTCTCGTGCCCCGCGGATCCGGCGAGCTTCCCGCTCCTCCCCGCGGGTGA
- a CDS encoding TetR/AcrR family transcriptional regulator — MSAIRGARERARTEITAAIKDEARAQLAAEGAARLSLRAVARELGMVSSALYRYFPSRDELLTALIIDAYDAIGEAAEKAGRDATASPDGSPPTAWTAVACAVREWALAHPHEYALIHGSPVPGYVAPQDTVGPASRVGMVLIGLIREAHRGEGVTAPPLSVALRPEAARMAAELAPDLPPANVAALVIAWAQLFGLVSFELFGQFTGVVEDREALFRQAADGLARSVGLTVPGELSEG; from the coding sequence ATGAGTGCCATCAGAGGAGCCCGGGAACGCGCCCGCACCGAGATCACCGCCGCCATCAAGGACGAGGCGAGGGCGCAGCTCGCGGCGGAGGGCGCTGCCAGGCTCTCCCTGCGCGCCGTCGCCCGCGAGCTGGGCATGGTCTCCTCGGCCCTCTACCGCTACTTCCCCAGCCGCGACGAGCTGCTGACGGCACTGATCATCGACGCCTACGACGCCATCGGTGAAGCCGCCGAGAAGGCGGGCCGCGACGCCACCGCCTCCCCGGACGGCTCGCCCCCCACCGCCTGGACGGCCGTCGCCTGCGCCGTACGGGAATGGGCCCTCGCCCACCCGCACGAGTACGCCCTGATCCACGGCTCGCCCGTACCCGGCTACGTGGCACCCCAGGACACCGTCGGCCCGGCCTCCCGGGTCGGCATGGTCCTCATCGGCCTGATCCGCGAGGCCCACCGGGGCGAGGGGGTCACCGCACCGCCGCTCTCCGTGGCGCTGCGCCCCGAAGCGGCCCGGATGGCGGCCGAACTCGCCCCGGACCTCCCGCCGGCCAACGTCGCCGCGCTCGTCATCGCCTGGGCCCAGCTCTTCGGGCTCGTCTCCTTCGAGCTCTTCGGCCAGTTCACCGGGGTGGTGGAGGACCGGGAGGCGCTGTTCCGTCAGGCGGCCGACGGACTCGCGCGCTCGGTCGGCCTCACGGTCCCCGGAGAGCTCTCCGAAGGGTGA
- a CDS encoding nitroreductase family deazaflavin-dependent oxidoreductase, with protein sequence MSQAQPYYFRAGAISTRFNNAVGWLARHGFSLMGSAEMSVRGRKSGKMQRVPVNPHVHDGEQYLVSARGHSQWVRNMRAAGGGELRVGRRTRTFTAVEIADDAQKVRVVRAYLKRWGWEVNQYFQGVTATSTDAELLAACPDHPVFRITVEERGAR encoded by the coding sequence ATGTCGCAGGCACAGCCGTACTACTTCAGAGCCGGTGCGATCAGCACCCGTTTCAACAACGCGGTCGGGTGGCTCGCCCGCCACGGCTTCAGCCTCATGGGCTCGGCGGAGATGTCCGTACGGGGGCGCAAGAGCGGCAAGATGCAGCGCGTGCCGGTGAATCCGCACGTCCACGACGGCGAGCAGTACCTGGTCTCGGCCCGCGGACACTCCCAGTGGGTGCGCAACATGCGGGCGGCGGGCGGTGGTGAGCTGCGGGTCGGGCGCCGGACGCGGACCTTCACCGCGGTGGAGATCGCGGACGACGCGCAGAAGGTGCGCGTCGTCCGCGCCTACCTGAAGCGCTGGGGCTGGGAAGTGAACCAGTACTTCCAGGGCGTCACCGCCACGTCGACCGACGCGGAACTGCTGGCGGCCTGCCCCGACCACCCGGTCTTCCGGATCACGGTGGAGGAGCGGGGCGCCCGGTAG